A stretch of Chitinophaga caeni DNA encodes these proteins:
- a CDS encoding NAD(P)-dependent oxidoreductase — translation MIAFLGMGLLGSNFVKALLKKGEKVQVWNRTASKAKALESDGAVAFEQVKDAVKGAKYIHLTLKDDASVDEVLAHAKEGFEPGAIIIDHTTTSVPGAKERTAKWKAAGFQYQHAPVFMGPQNAHDSTGFMLVSGDAALINSIHDHLASMTGTLLDFGDEVGKAAGMKLIGNSFLISFVAGLSDSLSLARALNISSEDALALFDSWNPANMLRARANKITSKKYHEASWELGMARKDTGLFIQSAEAAGTPLFVLPAIAKHMDNLIADGHGNDDWTIIGRDSVGN, via the coding sequence ATGATCGCATTTTTAGGAATGGGCTTACTAGGCTCAAATTTCGTAAAAGCATTACTGAAGAAAGGAGAAAAAGTACAGGTATGGAACAGGACGGCTTCCAAGGCGAAAGCTTTAGAAAGTGATGGCGCCGTAGCTTTTGAACAGGTCAAAGATGCCGTGAAAGGAGCAAAATATATCCATCTTACTTTAAAAGATGATGCCTCGGTTGATGAAGTGCTAGCACACGCTAAAGAAGGGTTTGAACCGGGAGCCATCATCATTGACCATACCACAACCTCGGTGCCGGGCGCCAAGGAAAGAACGGCCAAATGGAAAGCTGCGGGCTTTCAATACCAACATGCCCCCGTGTTTATGGGACCGCAAAATGCGCATGATAGTACCGGGTTCATGCTGGTTTCGGGCGATGCAGCGCTTATCAATTCCATACACGATCACCTGGCCAGCATGACAGGCACATTACTGGATTTTGGTGATGAAGTTGGAAAAGCCGCCGGCATGAAACTAATCGGGAATAGTTTCTTGATATCATTCGTTGCAGGCTTGTCCGACAGTTTATCATTAGCAAGGGCATTGAATATTTCCAGCGAAGATGCCTTGGCGCTATTCGATTCCTGGAACCCTGCTAATATGCTAAGGGCCAGGGCCAACAAGATCACAAGCAAGAAGTATCACGAAGCGTCCTGGGAACTGGGTATGGCAAGGAAAGATACCGGTTTATTTATCCAGAGCGCTGAAGCAGCCGGAACACCTTTATTCGTATTGCCAGCAATAGCAAAACATATGGATAACTTAATCGCTGATGGTCATGGAAATGATGACTGGACCATCATCGGTAGGGATTCAGTAGGTAATTAA
- a CDS encoding DUF3472 domain-containing protein: MRVILLFNVALMLLLCTYSQSKAQGSNAAPSEHLVYSFPSDAVIKMHKVKIVKTAYTSYFSVFNWSGGYAGLQDTPDSSSGSSKILIASQWDPNTSGGIYATAPYIGTNTIYSRFGGEGDGAKTINPYNWELNTWYNFVIRSWKLNGNLYIATFIQNLTSQQWFHTSTLAIPERTTYLGSGSGAFLENWHGSDPRFDGRFERKAFFKDCWNRNTSGVWQKSTSRYFSANANDAYRNGIYDTAFNAGYDSSEDAYFMEHGGNVTPSAAFNGGRVLTLPDQTNQGSSPTLTVGQISSVAASYASGNITVNWVNDNTLSPQFSSLVEILDASNNVVSSITETLPQKRSATLSNNLSTGTYTARVTITDIFGGVSDPVSSSFTVSGGGLSGNWYKIKNAYSGKYLGIENSGTANLAKIAQYTNSSSANLEWKFEPANGVYTIINRNSNKAIDIANSDQTAGAEIIQYTITSGLNQQWDLVPTGNGNYLIQSNMSSHYIIDNPASSTADGTRMIIYPLNGSTGTTNQQWVLEEQSGSSARIAGTVKIPGVTGSENEQHPRTKIQVAPNPANQYIIIQNASVGKEISIYNMGGSFILGQLADQDNTRIDINRLSPGMYLLLHNGKQLRFVKQ, from the coding sequence ATGCGCGTGATTCTACTCTTTAATGTAGCGCTGATGCTACTTTTATGTACCTATTCCCAATCTAAGGCACAGGGCAGTAATGCGGCCCCATCGGAACATTTGGTATACAGTTTTCCAAGCGATGCAGTCATTAAGATGCACAAGGTAAAAATTGTGAAAACTGCTTACACTTCTTATTTTTCGGTTTTTAACTGGAGCGGTGGTTACGCTGGTTTGCAAGATACCCCGGATAGTTCCTCCGGTTCATCTAAAATCCTGATCGCCTCACAATGGGATCCCAATACTTCGGGGGGCATTTATGCAACGGCCCCTTATATTGGCACAAACACTATTTATAGCCGCTTTGGCGGTGAAGGCGATGGAGCTAAAACCATCAACCCGTATAATTGGGAATTGAATACTTGGTACAACTTCGTCATCCGTTCCTGGAAATTGAACGGAAATCTTTACATCGCGACCTTCATTCAGAATTTAACATCGCAACAGTGGTTTCACACGTCTACATTAGCGATTCCTGAAAGAACAACATACCTCGGTTCCGGCTCCGGCGCTTTCCTGGAAAATTGGCATGGCAGCGACCCGAGATTCGATGGCAGGTTCGAGAGGAAAGCTTTCTTTAAAGATTGTTGGAACAGGAATACTAGCGGTGTTTGGCAAAAGTCAACCAGCCGCTATTTCAGTGCAAATGCAAATGATGCATACCGTAACGGAATTTACGATACCGCGTTCAACGCTGGATACGATAGTTCCGAAGATGCATATTTTATGGAGCACGGTGGAAATGTTACTCCCAGCGCGGCATTTAATGGCGGGCGCGTTCTAACCCTGCCCGATCAAACCAACCAAGGAAGCAGTCCTACTTTAACCGTAGGACAAATCAGCAGCGTAGCCGCAAGTTATGCAAGCGGCAACATTACTGTTAACTGGGTTAATGACAATACGCTTAGCCCGCAGTTTTCCTCGCTGGTAGAAATATTGGATGCATCCAATAACGTGGTGAGCAGCATTACAGAAACACTACCACAAAAAAGAAGCGCTACCCTTAGTAATAATTTATCTACCGGAACTTATACCGCCAGGGTCACCATTACTGATATATTCGGCGGGGTTTCCGACCCTGTTAGTAGTTCATTTACCGTTTCGGGAGGCGGCCTATCCGGTAATTGGTATAAAATCAAAAATGCTTACAGCGGGAAATACCTCGGCATCGAAAATAGCGGTACCGCTAACTTAGCTAAAATAGCCCAATATACTAATAGCAGCAGCGCCAACCTGGAATGGAAGTTTGAACCGGCAAATGGTGTGTATACTATCATCAATAGAAATAGTAACAAAGCAATCGATATCGCCAATAGTGACCAGACCGCGGGCGCCGAAATTATTCAATATACCATTACCAGCGGCTTGAATCAACAATGGGACCTGGTTCCAACCGGGAATGGAAATTACTTGATACAAAGTAATATGTCGAGCCATTATATCATCGATAACCCTGCCAGCAGCACAGCCGATGGTACCAGGATGATAATATACCCGCTTAATGGCAGCACCGGAACTACTAACCAGCAATGGGTATTGGAAGAACAAAGCGGCTCATCCGCGAGAATCGCTGGAACGGTGAAAATACCGGGAGTAACTGGCTCTGAAAATGAACAACATCCCCGTACTAAAATCCAGGTAGCGCCCAATCCGGCGAATCAATATATTATCATCCAAAATGCATCGGTCGGTAAGGAGATCAGCATTTACAACATGGGTGGTAGTTTTATCTTAGGTCAATTAGCAGATCAAGATAATACGAGGATCGATATCAACCGCTTGTCGCCCGGTATGTATTTACTGTTACATAATGGAAAACAGTTACGTTTCGTAAAACAATAA
- a CDS encoding carboxylesterase/lipase family protein gives MKTNFILLVAFFCMSFQESFSQNSLDRHQAKIENGTIEGTYLAESGIHAFKGIPYAQPPVGNLRWQAPQPAQNWTGVKQTIKFGPKAMQKPIFGDMGFRSYGMSEDCLYLNVWTPAKTSEEKLPVLVYFYGGGLMAGDGSEPRYDGEQMAKEGIVSVTVNYRLGVFGFFAHPGLTKESPHHSSSNYGYLDQQAALQWVHDNIAAFGGDPKKVTIAGESAGSISVSVQMASPLSKDLIAGAIGESGAAINPTLAPIPLEKAEQNGLAFATKIGANSLAELRAIPAEKLLDLAFKPGTPQMSATIDGYLLPKSLVEIYTAGEQADVPLLAGWNSAEIPYFALLGNKTPTPENYKNIIEAIYKVQAPEVLKLYPGNSELEVMHSASDLASDRFIVYSTWKWADMHSQHGQPVYRYLFSRVRPGMTAEMGNAKPGLAGGVIKDGQGKAAPKPKYEGASHASEIEYALGNLPLNKVYAWTDDDYKVSKTMFTYFANFIKTGNPNGEGLPKWQPITKESQRDPYMNIDVHSRLEFDTHKNRYYFLDKIYNP, from the coding sequence ATGAAAACAAATTTTATATTATTAGTGGCTTTTTTTTGTATGAGTTTCCAGGAATCCTTTAGTCAAAACTCCCTTGATCGCCATCAAGCCAAAATAGAAAATGGTACGATCGAGGGAACGTACCTAGCGGAATCCGGCATCCATGCATTTAAGGGAATCCCTTACGCCCAACCACCCGTTGGTAACTTAAGATGGCAAGCGCCGCAACCCGCTCAAAATTGGACCGGGGTTAAGCAAACTATCAAATTTGGCCCCAAGGCAATGCAAAAACCTATTTTCGGTGACATGGGCTTCCGCTCCTATGGCATGTCAGAAGACTGTTTATACCTGAATGTTTGGACACCGGCTAAAACTAGTGAAGAAAAGTTACCCGTACTCGTGTACTTCTACGGTGGCGGATTGATGGCCGGCGATGGCTCTGAACCCCGTTATGATGGTGAACAGATGGCTAAAGAGGGTATCGTATCTGTTACGGTTAACTACCGTCTCGGCGTATTCGGTTTTTTTGCACATCCCGGGCTAACAAAAGAATCCCCCCACCATAGCTCCAGTAATTACGGCTACCTCGATCAACAAGCTGCCTTGCAATGGGTGCATGATAATATAGCAGCTTTCGGCGGCGACCCTAAGAAGGTTACCATCGCCGGGGAATCGGCAGGCTCCATTTCCGTTTCCGTGCAAATGGCCTCCCCGCTTTCCAAGGATTTAATTGCCGGGGCCATCGGGGAAAGCGGCGCGGCCATTAACCCAACCCTTGCGCCTATTCCACTGGAAAAAGCAGAGCAAAATGGCCTGGCCTTCGCTACTAAAATCGGCGCCAATAGCCTGGCCGAATTGCGGGCCATCCCGGCTGAAAAGCTACTGGACTTGGCATTCAAACCGGGAACACCGCAGATGTCTGCCACGATTGACGGTTATTTATTACCCAAGAGCCTGGTTGAAATTTATACTGCCGGGGAACAAGCCGATGTTCCACTTTTGGCAGGATGGAACTCCGCGGAAATTCCATACTTCGCCTTGCTGGGGAATAAAACACCAACGCCGGAAAACTATAAGAACATCATCGAAGCTATATATAAGGTGCAAGCCCCCGAAGTGTTGAAGCTTTACCCAGGCAACTCCGAATTGGAAGTAATGCACTCCGCAAGCGATCTCGCGAGCGATCGTTTTATCGTGTACAGCACCTGGAAATGGGCAGATATGCATTCACAACACGGTCAACCGGTATACCGTTACCTCTTTTCGAGGGTTAGACCCGGCATGACCGCCGAGATGGGAAATGCCAAACCGGGACTGGCAGGCGGGGTTATTAAAGACGGGCAGGGAAAAGCAGCGCCGAAACCCAAGTATGAAGGAGCCTCCCATGCTTCTGAAATTGAATATGCGCTAGGAAACTTGCCACTCAACAAGGTGTATGCTTGGACAGATGATGATTATAAAGTTTCTAAAACAATGTTTACATATTTTGCGAACTTTATCAAGACAGGCAATCCAAACGGGGAAGGACTTCCCAAATGGCAGCCTATCACGAAAGAAAGTCAAAGAGATCCATATATGAATATCGATGTACATTCACGTTTGGAATTTGATACGCATAAAAACCGTTATTATTTTTTAGACAAGATTTACAATCCATAA
- a CDS encoding SRPBCC domain-containing protein → MENLEIKTNIQIGKPIEEVFEGIVDPAKMSNYFIAYGSARLQSNAVVTWQFPEFPEQFTVKVLEVRAPELISFEWEGAAGQQLTVKMRLEALSPGTTLVTITESSMPNNEAGIKWLKSNTEGWANFSACLKAFLEYNINLRKGAFDFMKKP, encoded by the coding sequence ATGGAAAACTTGGAAATCAAAACTAATATTCAAATCGGTAAACCTATCGAAGAGGTATTTGAAGGGATCGTAGATCCGGCCAAGATGTCGAATTACTTTATCGCATACGGTTCCGCCAGGCTGCAAAGTAATGCGGTGGTTACTTGGCAATTTCCGGAGTTCCCGGAGCAGTTTACCGTAAAAGTACTGGAAGTACGGGCTCCCGAGCTTATATCCTTTGAATGGGAGGGTGCGGCTGGTCAACAGTTAACGGTGAAGATGCGCCTGGAGGCATTGTCGCCGGGAACCACGTTAGTAACAATTACCGAATCATCGATGCCTAATAACGAAGCAGGTATCAAATGGTTGAAAAGTAATACGGAAGGTTGGGCTAATTTTTCCGCTTGCCTAAAAGCATTCTTAGAATATAATATAAACCTGAGGAAAGGGGCGTTCGACTTTATGAAAAAGCCTTGA
- a CDS encoding VOC family protein encodes MKKVFLLPLLLLCCMVKIKAQTQKPAIILNHIAMYVHDLKKSTDFYAKILQFPITEEPFKDGKHTWFELSPTSKLHLIEGAPNNIARDKNDHLCFSVPSVEVFMKRLEKNHVPFSDWPGKPNTYTLRVDGVKQIYFQDPDGHWIEINDDGYKH; translated from the coding sequence ATGAAAAAAGTCTTTTTATTACCGCTTTTGTTACTTTGCTGCATGGTTAAAATCAAAGCGCAAACGCAAAAACCGGCGATCATATTGAACCATATCGCCATGTATGTCCACGATTTGAAAAAGAGTACAGATTTTTATGCCAAGATCTTACAATTCCCGATCACGGAAGAGCCGTTTAAAGATGGGAAACATACTTGGTTTGAATTGTCTCCTACGAGTAAGTTGCATCTAATAGAAGGGGCGCCTAATAATATTGCCCGTGATAAGAACGATCATCTTTGTTTTAGTGTGCCTTCCGTGGAAGTGTTCATGAAACGTTTGGAGAAAAACCACGTACCTTTTTCCGATTGGCCCGGCAAACCTAATACCTATACGCTAAGGGTAGATGGCGTTAAACAAATTTATTTTCAAGATCCCGATGGTCATTGGATAGAGATAAACGATGATGGGTACAAGCATTAA
- a CDS encoding pyridoxamine 5'-phosphate oxidase family protein, which translates to MLGKLTREEIDAVLESSINGRIGYTDGTKIYIVPVSYAYSSDYLVLHSKEGHKISSMRLHPSVCFEVDQIHDQVKWKSVVLWGEFEEIMDPKERYYAMKFLVSRIIHTKLSESLHLPHDHVDEEYYLEPGENRPVVYRIRIKDRSGRFEDHEHHHHDHHAG; encoded by the coding sequence ATGTTGGGAAAATTGACCAGGGAAGAAATAGATGCTGTATTAGAAAGCAGTATCAATGGCCGGATCGGCTACACGGATGGTACAAAAATTTATATTGTACCGGTTAGTTATGCTTATAGTAGTGATTACCTGGTATTACACTCCAAGGAGGGGCACAAGATATCCTCTATGAGGCTACATCCTTCGGTTTGTTTCGAAGTAGACCAGATACATGACCAGGTAAAATGGAAAAGCGTCGTTTTGTGGGGTGAATTCGAGGAAATTATGGATCCCAAGGAGCGGTATTACGCGATGAAGTTCCTAGTGAGCAGGATTATCCATACCAAGTTGAGCGAAAGCTTGCATTTACCGCATGACCATGTTGATGAAGAATATTACCTGGAACCGGGTGAGAACCGGCCCGTAGTTTACCGTATCAGGATCAAGGATAGATCCGGCCGCTTCGAAGATCATGAACATCATCATCATGATCATCACGCGGGTTGA
- a CDS encoding basic secretory protein-like protein has translation MKRIFAAAMLCWTISNTAVAGQIEKESVAVTPGFEVTKDTISKHGYTLIFINKDEKFAAEGQEVRERMIETFFKVYPKLAKAYNKSTLKKVVFNVDPKYNGVAATANGRVTYNPAWMLRTPTDIDVVTHEVMHIVQDYGRSVGPGWLTEGIADYARFKFGVDNAGAHWSLPKYNPKHSYTNSYRITARFLAWLEANGNKGIVKKMDASLRDHTYTDDSWQKITGKTLDQLWTAYTQAPDKGMKS, from the coding sequence ATGAAAAGGATTTTTGCCGCAGCAATGCTTTGTTGGACAATTTCCAATACCGCGGTGGCCGGTCAAATTGAAAAGGAAAGCGTAGCCGTAACTCCCGGTTTTGAAGTGACAAAGGACACGATCTCAAAGCATGGTTATACGCTTATTTTTATTAACAAGGACGAGAAATTTGCTGCTGAAGGGCAGGAAGTTAGGGAAAGAATGATCGAAACTTTCTTTAAAGTATACCCTAAATTGGCAAAGGCTTATAATAAGAGCACCCTGAAGAAAGTCGTGTTCAATGTTGATCCTAAATACAATGGAGTAGCGGCTACGGCAAACGGTAGGGTTACTTATAACCCTGCCTGGATGTTGCGTACGCCAACCGATATCGATGTAGTAACGCACGAGGTAATGCACATTGTTCAAGATTACGGCAGAAGTGTAGGTCCCGGTTGGTTAACCGAAGGTATCGCTGATTACGCACGTTTTAAATTCGGTGTTGATAATGCCGGCGCCCATTGGTCATTACCTAAATATAATCCCAAGCATTCTTACACTAATAGCTACCGCATTACAGCCCGTTTCTTGGCATGGTTGGAAGCAAATGGTAACAAGGGTATCGTAAAGAAAATGGATGCTAGCTTGAGGGATCATACTTACACGGATGACTCCTGGCAAAAAATTACCGGTAAAACCCTAGATCAATTATGGACTGCTTATACGCAAGCTCCCGATAAAGGTATGAAATCATAA
- a CDS encoding glycoside hydrolase family 5 protein → MATCIAATLWACKPSQKADSNSSSGFIRIQGPGLLDASGNKFMIKGTNLGNWLNPEGYMLKFSKTNSYRLINDMFCELVGPDFTAEFWKGFKDNYITEDDIKFIKSTGSNTIRLPFHYKLFTDEDYMGITRGQDGFSRVDTLLAWCRRAGLYVILDMHDAPGGQTGDNIDDSYGYPWLFESKTSQELYKNIWRKIADRYKNDPVILGYDLLNEPIAPYFENKDSLNKMLEPIYKIGAAAIREVDTNHIILLGGAQWDGNFKPFTDSKFDKKMMYTCHRYGGEPTKEAIQSFIDFRDSVQLPMYMGEIGHNTDEWMAAFCKTMADNNIGWTFWPYKKMDGSSFVGIVPPANWDMIVKFSEAPRSSFKEVREARPNQDSARQVMTELLDAMKFEHNKIQTGYINALGLKVDKY, encoded by the coding sequence ATGGCAACATGTATTGCCGCCACGTTATGGGCTTGTAAGCCTTCACAAAAAGCAGATAGTAACAGTTCCAGCGGTTTTATCAGGATACAGGGCCCCGGCTTACTCGATGCTTCTGGAAACAAATTTATGATCAAGGGCACCAACCTGGGCAATTGGCTGAACCCTGAAGGCTATATGCTAAAATTCAGTAAAACCAATTCTTACCGCTTGATTAATGATATGTTCTGCGAATTGGTAGGGCCGGATTTTACAGCTGAGTTTTGGAAGGGATTCAAGGATAATTATATCACGGAAGATGATATCAAGTTTATTAAGAGCACCGGGAGCAATACGATCCGTTTGCCATTTCATTATAAACTGTTTACCGATGAGGACTATATGGGAATTACCCGCGGGCAGGACGGTTTTAGCCGCGTAGACACATTGTTAGCCTGGTGCCGCAGGGCTGGCTTATATGTCATCCTGGATATGCATGATGCACCCGGTGGTCAAACGGGGGATAATATCGATGATAGCTATGGATACCCGTGGTTGTTCGAAAGTAAAACAAGCCAGGAGCTGTACAAGAATATTTGGCGTAAGATCGCGGATCGATATAAAAACGACCCGGTAATACTAGGCTACGATTTGCTGAATGAGCCTATTGCCCCATATTTTGAGAACAAGGATAGCCTGAATAAAATGCTGGAACCGATTTATAAAATCGGTGCTGCAGCAATCCGTGAAGTAGATACCAACCATATCATTTTACTCGGCGGGGCACAATGGGATGGTAACTTTAAACCTTTCACGGACTCAAAATTCGATAAAAAAATGATGTACACCTGTCACCGTTACGGGGGTGAGCCTACCAAGGAGGCCATCCAGTCATTTATCGATTTTAGGGACAGTGTGCAACTCCCGATGTATATGGGCGAAATCGGTCACAATACGGATGAATGGATGGCCGCATTTTGTAAAACTATGGCGGATAATAATATCGGTTGGACATTCTGGCCGTATAAAAAAATGGATGGTTCTTCTTTCGTGGGAATTGTACCCCCGGCCAATTGGGATATGATCGTTAAATTTAGCGAGGCTCCCCGCTCAAGCTTCAAGGAAGTTCGTGAAGCACGCCCGAACCAAGATAGTGCAAGGCAAGTTATGACGGAATTGTTAGATGCTATGAAATTCGAACATAACAAAATCCAAACAGGTTATATTAATGCCTTAGGATTAAAGGTTGATAAATATTGA
- a CDS encoding cation-translocating P-type ATPase: MNFHEVPLKTLVEHFHSDSRAGLSQQAVRTLLEKYGPNAIADAGKHSVGQIILDQLKSPVVYLLLIAMAMSLFLNEWLDAIAIAVVILLNAVIGFIMEFQAEKSMQALQQLSSQSARLIRGGQVMEVDSKEIVPGDVLLLEAGDMVQADGRIITAAALQVDESALTGESMPVEKFEGLLPAETTLAERTNMVYKGTFARNGNAQVLCTATGMDSELGHIANMVATATDTATPLEQKLEQFSKKLIWITVVIVVLIFGAGLLNNNPVLEMLKTAIALAVAAIPEGLPVVSTLALARGMMRMARQNVIVKKLAAVETLGATTVICTDKTGTLTENNMEVTNLLAEGVEWDSGKNGNTHHLAINRIKKVMVLCNNATMNDERGIGDPLEVSMLEFADEYGQDVEQTRSEYNRVAEIPFNSDTRVMCTLNQDGANFVSCAKGATESLWEYCSHIEIGEEIVAINDEHKAYWMNLTDSLAASGLKTLAFGFREMQEASDEYLSRLTFLGIAGFMDPPRKGVKEVIQECYHAGIRIIMLTGDHPATAATIAKELGIKQLGKEPVLTGAALGQDHLAWEHTNVFARVSPAEKLNLVNSLQEDHQVVAMTGDGVNDAPALKKADIGIAMGIRGTQVSQEVADMILKDDAFSSIVLAIKQGRIIYMNIRRFIIFLLSCNLSELLVIGSVALLNLPFQLAAIQILFINLVTDVFPAIAIGFTGGDENVMKRAPLDPRKPLISNKDWRRVWVYSLVIGAAAVAATYLAEHYRGGTPDIKAANNVLFYTLIVSQLLHSFNMTIGEEKFFKGPLMRNKMLKASILLSIGITFLCLWIPPVKEALRLAWIPLFDWGLVIACSLLSLIMIRLLKKLVFKNRQ, translated from the coding sequence ATGAATTTTCATGAAGTGCCCTTGAAAACGCTTGTCGAACATTTTCATTCCGATTCCCGGGCAGGGCTTAGTCAACAGGCAGTTAGAACCTTACTGGAAAAATACGGACCAAATGCCATCGCGGATGCCGGGAAGCACTCTGTCGGCCAGATTATTCTTGATCAACTCAAAAGCCCGGTCGTATACTTGCTATTGATCGCCATGGCTATGTCCTTGTTTTTAAATGAATGGTTGGATGCCATCGCCATAGCGGTCGTCATACTATTGAATGCAGTCATCGGGTTTATCATGGAGTTTCAAGCGGAGAAGTCCATGCAAGCCTTACAGCAGCTTTCCTCGCAATCTGCAAGGTTGATACGGGGAGGACAAGTAATGGAGGTAGATTCTAAGGAGATCGTACCCGGGGATGTTTTATTGCTAGAAGCAGGGGATATGGTACAAGCAGATGGTAGGATTATAACTGCTGCTGCATTGCAAGTTGATGAATCGGCCTTAACCGGGGAATCAATGCCCGTAGAGAAATTTGAAGGACTATTACCGGCAGAAACAACCTTGGCAGAACGTACCAATATGGTATATAAAGGAACGTTTGCACGCAATGGAAATGCACAGGTTTTATGTACAGCAACGGGTATGGATTCTGAGCTTGGACATATCGCCAACATGGTTGCTACTGCTACAGATACCGCCACCCCGTTGGAACAAAAGCTGGAGCAATTCAGCAAGAAATTGATATGGATTACGGTTGTAATAGTAGTATTAATATTCGGCGCCGGGTTATTAAACAATAACCCGGTACTGGAGATGCTGAAAACCGCGATAGCCTTGGCAGTTGCCGCGATACCGGAAGGATTACCAGTTGTTTCAACGCTGGCCCTGGCAAGGGGAATGATGCGTATGGCGCGGCAAAATGTAATTGTAAAGAAGCTGGCGGCAGTGGAAACATTGGGCGCTACAACGGTTATATGCACCGATAAAACCGGGACGCTTACGGAGAATAACATGGAGGTTACCAACTTGTTGGCAGAAGGGGTGGAATGGGATAGCGGTAAAAATGGTAATACCCATCACCTTGCCATTAACAGGATAAAGAAAGTAATGGTGCTATGCAATAATGCCACGATGAATGATGAGCGGGGTATCGGGGATCCGTTGGAAGTTAGTATGCTCGAATTTGCCGATGAATATGGGCAGGATGTTGAACAAACCCGTTCAGAATATAACCGGGTCGCGGAAATTCCATTTAATTCAGATACCCGCGTGATGTGTACGCTCAACCAAGATGGCGCCAATTTCGTATCATGTGCTAAAGGCGCCACGGAGAGCTTATGGGAGTATTGTAGCCATATCGAAATTGGCGAAGAAATTGTAGCCATTAACGATGAACATAAAGCTTATTGGATGAACTTAACGGATTCCTTGGCCGCATCCGGACTCAAGACTTTAGCCTTCGGTTTCAGGGAAATGCAAGAGGCTTCCGATGAATATTTATCCAGGTTAACATTCCTGGGTATTGCCGGCTTTATGGATCCCCCGAGGAAAGGTGTGAAAGAGGTGATACAAGAATGTTACCATGCCGGTATCCGGATTATCATGTTAACTGGTGACCATCCTGCCACGGCTGCCACGATCGCCAAGGAGCTCGGGATAAAACAACTCGGCAAAGAACCGGTACTTACCGGTGCCGCTTTAGGACAAGATCACCTTGCATGGGAACACACCAATGTCTTTGCCCGGGTTTCCCCGGCAGAAAAATTGAACCTGGTAAATAGTTTGCAAGAAGATCACCAGGTTGTTGCGATGACGGGCGACGGGGTAAATGATGCGCCCGCCTTGAAAAAAGCTGATATCGGTATCGCGATGGGCATAAGGGGCACGCAGGTTTCACAAGAGGTAGCGGATATGATCTTGAAGGATGATGCCTTCAGTTCCATTGTATTGGCCATTAAGCAAGGAAGGATTATTTATATGAATATCCGGAGGTTTATTATTTTCCTGCTGTCTTGCAACCTCAGCGAATTATTGGTGATTGGCTCCGTTGCGCTATTGAATTTACCTTTTCAATTAGCAGCAATCCAAATTTTATTTATCAACTTGGTAACGGATGTATTTCCGGCGATCGCCATCGGGTTTACAGGTGGGGATGAGAATGTTATGAAAAGGGCGCCGCTCGATCCCCGTAAGCCACTTATCAGCAATAAAGATTGGAGGAGGGTATGGGTTTATTCACTCGTAATTGGCGCTGCTGCTGTTGCGGCAACTTACCTGGCCGAACATTACCGTGGTGGTACTCCAGATATCAAGGCAGCAAACAATGTACTGTTTTACACCTTGATCGTTTCGCAATTATTGCATTCTTTCAATATGACAATCGGGGAAGAGAAATTTTTCAAGGGGCCCTTGATGCGCAATAAAATGCTGAAAGCTTCTATATTGCTAAGTATCGGGATTACTTTTTTATGTTTGTGGATTCCCCCCGTCAAAGAAGCGCTCCGTTTAGCGTGGATACCTTTGTTTGATTGGGGTTTAGTTATTGCCTGTAGCTTGTTGTCTTTAATTATGATCCGCTTATTGAAGAAATTGGTATTTAAAAACCGTCAATAG